One stretch of bacterium DNA includes these proteins:
- a CDS encoding (Fe-S)-binding protein — MTGKTFFNPGCALSLYKPDMEIRILELLNRTWQETRLHNICCRHEPQLEKGSVIVNVCAGCDRRFSTLYEGISTISVWEIIDRLDAFDFPDYCGLRLSVQDPCPVREKPQVHQAVRNLLRKMNIEVVETRFHGTRTVCCGDDLYPRFPIYKIRQQMIKRAEAMPCEEVCVYCVSCVKALHIGGRRPRHLLDLLMNESTDPQVYDTAKWHEQLQGYIDTH, encoded by the coding sequence ATGACGGGTAAAACCTTCTTCAATCCCGGCTGCGCCTTGAGCCTCTACAAGCCGGATATGGAAATCAGGATTCTCGAACTCCTCAACCGCACTTGGCAGGAAACAAGGCTGCACAACATTTGCTGCCGCCACGAACCGCAGCTCGAAAAGGGATCGGTGATCGTCAACGTCTGCGCCGGCTGCGACCGGCGCTTCAGCACCCTCTATGAGGGCATTTCCACGATCTCGGTGTGGGAAATCATCGACCGGCTCGACGCCTTTGACTTTCCGGATTACTGCGGCCTGCGGCTGTCGGTGCAGGATCCCTGCCCGGTGCGGGAGAAACCCCAGGTTCATCAGGCTGTACGCAACCTGCTTCGAAAAATGAACATCGAGGTGGTTGAAACGCGGTTTCACGGGACGCGCACAGTCTGCTGCGGGGATGATCTCTATCCCCGGTTTCCCATATACAAGATTCGGCAACAGATGATAAAACGTGCGGAGGCCATGCCCTGCGAGGAGGTATGCGTCTATTGTGTCTCCTGCGTCAAAGCCCTGCATATTGGCGGACGCCGGCCCCGTCACCTGCTCGACCTCCTGATGAATGAGTCGACCGATCCGCAGGTTTATGACACCGCTAAATGGCACGAACAGCTGCAGGGCTATATCGATACCCACTGA